From the genome of Actinomycetota bacterium, one region includes:
- the pdxT gene encoding pyridoxal 5'-phosphate synthase glutaminase subunit PdxT, whose translation MTATPENHLTVGVLALQGAFREHGEALEKCGAIARQVRRRRELAGLDALVIPGGESTTIGKLMVSYHMLDEIKGLGAEGLPIFGTCAGLVMLAREVAEGDQPLLGLMDITVRRNAFGRQVKSFEAPLEIRFPAAAGEKPAAPKVLPFPGIFIRAPWIESAGAGVEILAEHEGHGVAALQDRMLVTAFHPELTGDLRLHELFLRIAAG comes from the coding sequence ATGACCGCTACGCCAGAAAATCATCTCACAGTAGGTGTGCTCGCCCTCCAGGGAGCCTTCCGGGAACATGGTGAAGCGCTCGAGAAGTGCGGCGCCATTGCCCGGCAGGTCCGCCGCCGCCGTGAGCTGGCCGGCCTCGACGCCCTTGTCATCCCCGGCGGCGAGAGCACGACCATCGGTAAACTGATGGTCAGCTACCACATGCTCGACGAGATCAAGGGCCTGGGGGCTGAGGGCCTTCCGATTTTCGGGACCTGCGCCGGCCTGGTGATGCTGGCGCGGGAAGTGGCCGAGGGCGACCAGCCGCTCCTGGGCCTGATGGATATCACCGTCCGCCGCAACGCCTTCGGGCGCCAGGTGAAAAGCTTCGAGGCGCCGCTGGAAATCCGGTTCCCGGCAGCCGCCGGTGAAAAACCGGCAGCCCCCAAGGTGCTTCCCTTCCCGGGCATCTTCATCCGCGCGCCCTGGATCGAGTCGGCTGGAGCCGGCGTTGAGATACTAGCCGAGCACGAAGGCCACGGCGTAGCCGCTCTCCAGGACAGGATGCTCGTCACCGCCTTCCACCCCGAGCTGACCGGCGAC
- the pdxS gene encoding pyridoxal 5'-phosphate synthase lyase subunit PdxS, translating into MSEIKIGTMTVKTGLAEMLKGGVIMDVTDAEQAKIAEEAGACAVMALERVPSDIRADGGVARMSDPDMITGIQKAVTIPVMAKARIGHFVEAQILQSLEVDYIDESEVLTPADEANHINKWKFTVPFVCGAVNLGEALRRISEGAAMIRTKGEAGTGNVVEAVRHMRTITGEMKQLTSMDEDELFKAAKELRAPIELVQWVAKNGKLPVVNFSAGGLATPADAAMMMQLGAEGVFVGSGIFKSEDPAARGKAIVEATTHYNDPDVLARVSTGLKSAMAGLEIKDIGEENLIQNRGW; encoded by the coding sequence ATGAGCGAGATCAAGATCGGAACCATGACCGTCAAGACGGGGCTGGCGGAGATGTTAAAGGGCGGCGTCATCATGGATGTCACCGACGCCGAGCAGGCAAAGATAGCCGAGGAGGCCGGAGCCTGCGCCGTCATGGCGCTGGAGCGGGTTCCTTCAGACATCCGCGCCGACGGCGGCGTCGCCCGCATGTCGGACCCGGACATGATCACCGGGATCCAGAAGGCCGTGACCATCCCGGTCATGGCCAAGGCGCGCATCGGCCATTTCGTCGAGGCGCAGATACTGCAGTCACTCGAGGTCGACTACATCGACGAGAGTGAGGTGCTGACTCCCGCCGACGAGGCCAACCACATCAACAAGTGGAAGTTCACGGTGCCGTTTGTCTGCGGCGCTGTCAACCTCGGCGAGGCGCTCAGGCGCATCTCCGAGGGCGCGGCCATGATCCGCACCAAGGGCGAGGCCGGCACCGGCAACGTCGTCGAGGCGGTGCGGCACATGCGCACGATCACCGGCGAGATGAAGCAGCTGACCAGCATGGACGAGGATGAGCTCTTCAAGGCGGCCAAGGAACTGAGGGCGCCGATCGAGCTGGTGCAGTGGGTGGCCAAGAACGGCAAGCTGCCGGTGGTCAACTTCTCGGCAGGCGGTCTGGCGACCCCGGCCGACGCGGCGATGATGATGCAGCTGGGCGCCGAGGGCGTCTTCGTAGGTTCCGGAATCTTCAAGAGCGAGGATCCGGCGGCGCGCGGCAAGGCCATCGTCGAGGCGACGACGCACTATAACGACCCCGACGTGCTGGCGCGGGTATCGACCGGGCTCAAGTCCGCCATGGCCGGCCTGGAGATCAAGGACATCGGCGAGGAGAACCTGATCCAGAACCGCGGCTGGTAG
- a CDS encoding GuaB3 family IMP dehydrogenase-related protein, whose amino-acid sequence MEVEIGRGKKGRRAYGLDDIAIVPSRRTRDVEDVDITWEIGDHKLDLPCLASAMDGVVDPNFAGVMGKLGGMAVLNLEGIQTRFENADEQLEKIAALPPAQATSGLQDIYQAQVDPDLIAQRIKEIKAQGVLAAGSLTPQKVADYYKIALDAGLDVLIIQGTVVSAEHVSSVVEPLNLKKFIAEVPVPVIVGGCASYTTALHLMRTGAVAVLVGVGPGAACTTRGVLGIGVPQATAIADAGAARIQHLLETGQMVNVIADGGMRTGGDIAKAIACGADAVMIGSPLSRAHEAPGRGYHWGMATFHPQLPRGTRVKTNQVGSLKEILVGPARENDGTLNLFGALKTSMATCGYENIQAFQKAEVMVAPSLQTEGKKLQKEQDVGMGSC is encoded by the coding sequence ATGGAAGTCGAGATCGGACGAGGTAAAAAAGGCAGAAGGGCTTATGGACTGGACGATATCGCCATCGTCCCCAGCCGCCGCACACGTGACGTCGAAGACGTCGACATCACCTGGGAGATAGGCGACCATAAACTCGATCTTCCCTGCCTGGCCTCGGCCATGGACGGCGTCGTCGACCCCAATTTCGCGGGCGTCATGGGCAAACTCGGCGGCATGGCCGTGCTGAACCTCGAGGGCATCCAGACCCGCTTTGAGAATGCCGACGAGCAGCTGGAAAAGATAGCGGCGCTGCCGCCGGCGCAGGCCACCTCCGGCCTCCAGGACATCTACCAGGCGCAGGTCGATCCCGACCTGATCGCGCAGCGTATCAAGGAGATCAAGGCGCAGGGCGTACTCGCAGCCGGATCGCTGACGCCGCAGAAAGTCGCCGACTATTACAAGATCGCGCTCGACGCCGGCCTTGACGTGCTCATCATCCAGGGGACGGTCGTCAGCGCCGAGCACGTCAGCTCCGTGGTCGAGCCGCTCAATCTCAAGAAATTCATCGCCGAGGTGCCGGTTCCCGTCATCGTCGGCGGCTGCGCCTCATATACAACTGCCCTGCACCTCATGCGCACCGGCGCCGTGGCCGTGCTTGTGGGCGTGGGCCCGGGCGCTGCCTGCACCACTCGCGGCGTGCTCGGCATCGGCGTGCCTCAGGCCACCGCCATCGCCGACGCCGGAGCGGCGCGCATCCAGCATCTGCTGGAGACCGGCCAGATGGTCAACGTCATCGCCGACGGCGGCATGCGCACCGGCGGCGACATCGCCAAGGCCATAGCCTGCGGCGCCGACGCCGTCATGATCGGCTCGCCGCTTTCGCGCGCCCACGAGGCGCCCGGCCGCGGCTATCACTGGGGCATGGCGACCTTCCATCCGCAGCTGCCGCGGGGAACGCGCGTCAAGACCAACCAGGTCGGCTCCCTCAAGGAGATCCTGGTGGGGCCGGCGCGCGAGAACGACGGCACGCTCAACCTCTTCGGCGCCCTCAAGACCTCGATGGCCACCTGCGGCTATGAGAACATCCAGGCTTTCCAGAAGGCGGAAGTCATGGTCGCCCCGTCGCTGCAGACCGAGGGCAAGAAGCTGCAGAAGGAGCAGGACGTCGGCATGGGCAGCTGCTGA